A single Novosphingobium sp. SL115 DNA region contains:
- a CDS encoding TonB-dependent receptor produces MKVIFRASFASVLALGVATAVATPAFAQDAAPQTDDAAAAVVEDVAPGEIVVTAQKRAERLQDVPLAVTAVTSDALAKRQINDTNSLVQAIPSLSYQQGANPTNTSFRVRGIGTALFGQGVESSVSVVVDGVVAVRSAQGFSDLADIERVEVLRGPQGTLFGKNASAGVISVTTARPSDDLEFKGDVTVAEHDEYRARATLSAPLTDTVRARVSGFYNDVKGVTYNLGTQDWVNGTQSWGVRGKLEWDAADNLNILLTGEYRKMNSDCCASTLISIVNPLLQQVVGPIEASRENRTVNEDTNTYANSKAQTYSLQADWDLGPATLTSLTAYQKYFLEVNQPIDRINSTSPIYLGTAAFAPYTYWTQNHGIVDIDAISQELRLSSNGKNDLNYVVGVFYMHSDILRPFDRRRARCTAGTVGQPCATANVVWQSSASSIRLKQDSIAAFAQADYLITGGLRAIGGVRVQYEKGTNSGARIAPIVAGDNIFPGNPPVSGTFTASDTAVTGKAGLQYEFNRNAQVYATYTRGYKGLGYEMEISADLANQTAVQPEWVNAYEIGFKGSTADRSLTIAAALFQSDYSNLQVQANRSDPTTGVIQFVTTNAGSSRSRGFEIEATLRPTDGFSINAAVTYAQSRININGLNCPIQQQAAAPVLTGTPVNICYRTAAGATPMQNLRNRALQASPDWRINVSPRYDYEGDSLNAFAQVAVNFTSAQNFTAELDPLTVQPAYTLVDATVGISTPDNRYSLTVFAKNLFDTNYLTSIGHNSLMSTTANPFDLVGTYNKDASRYFGATIGVRF; encoded by the coding sequence GTGAAAGTGATTTTCCGTGCCTCTTTTGCGTCCGTGCTCGCGCTCGGCGTCGCAACGGCTGTCGCCACGCCTGCCTTTGCGCAGGACGCAGCGCCGCAGACTGACGATGCTGCCGCAGCAGTGGTCGAAGATGTGGCACCTGGCGAAATCGTCGTCACCGCGCAAAAGCGTGCAGAACGTCTTCAGGACGTGCCGCTGGCCGTGACCGCCGTTACGTCGGACGCGCTGGCAAAGCGCCAGATCAACGACACCAACTCGCTGGTTCAGGCCATTCCGTCGCTGTCGTATCAGCAGGGCGCCAACCCCACCAACACCAGCTTCCGCGTTCGCGGCATCGGCACCGCGCTGTTTGGTCAGGGCGTTGAATCGTCGGTTTCGGTCGTGGTCGATGGCGTTGTTGCCGTGCGTTCGGCGCAGGGCTTTTCTGACCTTGCTGATATCGAGCGCGTCGAAGTGCTGCGCGGTCCCCAGGGCACCCTGTTCGGCAAGAACGCGTCGGCCGGTGTCATCAGCGTCACCACCGCGCGTCCTTCCGATGATCTGGAATTCAAGGGCGACGTGACCGTTGCCGAACACGATGAATATCGCGCTCGCGCCACGCTGTCGGCACCGCTGACCGACACGGTTCGCGCCCGCGTTTCGGGCTTCTATAACGACGTCAAGGGCGTGACCTACAACCTTGGCACTCAGGATTGGGTCAACGGCACGCAGAGCTGGGGCGTTCGCGGCAAGCTGGAATGGGATGCGGCTGATAACCTCAACATCCTGCTGACCGGCGAATATCGCAAGATGAACTCGGACTGCTGTGCATCCACGCTCATCTCGATCGTGAACCCGCTGCTGCAGCAGGTCGTCGGCCCGATCGAAGCCAGCCGTGAAAACCGCACGGTCAACGAAGACACCAACACTTACGCCAACAGCAAGGCGCAAACCTATTCGCTGCAGGCTGACTGGGATCTCGGCCCGGCGACACTCACGTCGCTGACCGCGTACCAGAAGTACTTCCTTGAAGTGAACCAGCCGATCGACCGCATCAATTCGACCTCGCCGATCTACCTCGGCACGGCTGCGTTTGCGCCCTACACTTACTGGACCCAGAACCACGGCATCGTGGATATCGACGCGATCAGCCAGGAACTGCGCCTGTCGAGCAACGGCAAGAACGATCTGAACTATGTCGTCGGTGTGTTCTACATGCACAGCGACATCCTGCGTCCGTTCGACCGTCGCCGCGCGCGTTGCACCGCCGGCACCGTGGGCCAGCCCTGCGCGACCGCCAACGTGGTGTGGCAGTCGTCGGCCAGCAGCATTCGCCTGAAGCAGGACAGCATCGCTGCCTTTGCCCAGGCTGATTACCTCATCACCGGCGGCCTGCGCGCCATCGGCGGCGTGCGCGTTCAGTACGAAAAGGGCACCAACAGCGGCGCCCGTATCGCGCCGATCGTTGCTGGCGACAACATCTTCCCCGGCAATCCCCCGGTCAGCGGCACGTTCACGGCCAGCGATACGGCGGTAACCGGCAAGGCTGGTCTGCAGTACGAATTCAACCGCAACGCACAGGTCTATGCAACCTATACCCGCGGCTACAAGGGTCTGGGTTACGAGATGGAAATCTCGGCTGATCTGGCCAACCAGACCGCCGTGCAGCCGGAATGGGTGAACGCCTATGAAATCGGCTTCAAGGGCAGCACTGCCGACCGCAGCCTGACCATTGCTGCCGCGCTGTTCCAGTCGGACTATTCGAACCTGCAGGTCCAGGCCAACCGGTCTGACCCGACCACGGGCGTCATCCAGTTCGTGACCACCAACGCCGGTTCGTCGCGTTCGCGCGGTTTCGAAATCGAAGCCACGCTGCGCCCGACGGACGGGTTCTCGATCAACGCTGCGGTTACCTATGCCCAGTCGCGGATCAACATTAACGGTCTGAACTGCCCGATCCAGCAGCAGGCGGCAGCGCCAGTGCTGACTGGCACTCCGGTCAACATCTGCTATCGCACCGCCGCTGGTGCCACGCCGATGCAGAACCTGCGCAACCGCGCACTTCAGGCCAGCCCGGATTGGCGTATCAACGTCAGCCCGCGTTACGACTATGAAGGTGACAGCCTGAATGCCTTCGCACAGGTTGCGGTCAACTTCACCAGCGCGCAGAACTTCACCGCGGAACTCGATCCGCTGACGGTGCAGCCTGCCTATACGCTGGTCGATGCAACGGTCGGCATTTCGACGCCGGACAACCGTTACAGCCTGACCGTGTTCGCCAAGAACCTGTTCGACACCAACTACCTGACCAGCATCGGCCACAACTCGCTGATGTCGACGACGGCCAACCCGTTCGATCTGGTCGGCACCTACAACAAGGACGCCAGCCGTTACTTCGGCGCAACCATCGGCGTTCGTTTCTGA
- a CDS encoding glycoside hydrolase family 3 protein, whose protein sequence is MNDPLALDDDSANWVAKTRDAMSVEELVGQLFIFSTSLDSEEELAPLLALKPGGINRFPTLDLAAFRHATMHAVTQSAVPPIFTGDIEGGTISYPFATAVPNLMGLAACDDLATTEAIARLVARESRVLGYDWSFGPVVDINKAFRSAIVGTRSFGSDPETVIAQARTYIRVLQEEGVAACVKHWPGDGFDDRDQHLVTSVNPLSVDEWHELFGRIYRRVIDDGVMTVMSAHIALPAYIRARMPDAGREAFQPATVSRLLNKDLLRDELGFRGLVVSDATGMGGLTGWMERSETVPAVIENGCDMFLFSRAPERDYNFMLDGLRSGKLSEARLYEAVTRILSLKAKLGLHTRAPEARLAPLDEMRERLQTPVHADTAQDACGQSITLVKDVQSLLPLNPAKHRRVVYFAEEGYSFWDGALARSYDPFIQGMRERGFDMRPYDTDAPPTRDDTDLVLYLVGQEATPSASRIYLDFVKLHGGMRKAMNQYPREIPTALLSFGQPYYLYDAPQMATCVNAYSSIAPVQTEMVSRLTGNAPITGKSPVDAFCGTEQLRY, encoded by the coding sequence TTGAACGATCCGCTCGCGCTTGACGATGATAGCGCTAACTGGGTTGCGAAGACCCGCGATGCGATGAGTGTCGAGGAACTGGTCGGTCAGCTTTTCATCTTCTCCACCTCGCTTGATAGCGAAGAAGAACTGGCCCCGCTGCTGGCTTTGAAGCCCGGCGGGATCAACCGTTTCCCCACGCTCGATCTTGCCGCGTTTCGCCACGCCACGATGCACGCGGTCACGCAAAGCGCTGTGCCGCCGATCTTCACCGGCGATATCGAAGGCGGCACGATCAGCTATCCCTTCGCCACCGCCGTCCCCAACCTGATGGGCCTTGCCGCGTGCGATGATCTGGCCACGACCGAAGCCATCGCCCGCCTTGTCGCGCGTGAAAGCCGCGTGCTGGGCTATGACTGGTCGTTTGGCCCGGTGGTCGATATCAACAAGGCCTTCCGCAGCGCCATCGTCGGCACCCGCTCATTCGGGTCCGATCCCGAAACGGTGATTGCGCAGGCCCGTACCTATATCCGCGTGCTTCAGGAAGAAGGCGTCGCGGCTTGCGTAAAGCATTGGCCCGGCGATGGTTTTGATGACCGCGACCAGCACCTTGTCACCAGCGTCAACCCGCTGTCGGTGGATGAATGGCACGAACTGTTCGGCCGCATCTATCGCCGCGTGATCGACGATGGGGTGATGACAGTGATGTCTGCGCACATCGCGCTGCCCGCCTATATCCGCGCGCGCATGCCCGATGCGGGGCGTGAAGCGTTCCAGCCTGCCACCGTGTCGCGCCTGCTCAACAAGGATCTGCTGCGCGACGAACTGGGCTTCCGTGGCCTTGTCGTGTCCGATGCCACCGGCATGGGCGGGCTGACCGGATGGATGGAACGGTCCGAAACCGTGCCTGCGGTCATCGAAAACGGCTGCGACATGTTCCTGTTCAGCCGCGCGCCCGAACGCGACTACAACTTCATGCTCGATGGCCTGCGTAGCGGCAAACTGTCTGAAGCGCGCCTGTATGAAGCGGTCACGCGCATCCTCTCGCTCAAAGCCAAGCTGGGCCTGCACACCCGCGCACCCGAAGCGCGCCTTGCCCCGCTGGATGAAATGCGCGAACGGCTGCAAACGCCTGTGCACGCGGACACTGCGCAGGATGCCTGCGGCCAGTCGATCACGCTGGTCAAGGATGTGCAAAGCCTGTTGCCGCTGAACCCGGCCAAACACCGCCGCGTCGTCTATTTTGCCGAAGAAGGCTACAGCTTCTGGGATGGCGCGCTGGCGCGCAGCTATGACCCGTTCATTCAGGGTATGCGCGAACGCGGGTTCGACATGCGCCCTTATGATACCGACGCTCCGCCCACGCGCGATGACACCGATCTGGTGCTCTACCTTGTCGGACAGGAAGCCACGCCCAGCGCATCACGCATCTACCTTGATTTCGTGAAGCTGCACGGCGGCATGCGCAAGGCGATGAACCAGTATCCGCGCGAAATCCCCACCGCGCTCCTGTCGTTCGGTCAGCCCTATTACTTGTATGATGCCCCGCAGATGGCCACTTGCGTCAATGCCTACAGCTCCATCGCCCCGGTGCAGACCGAAATGGTCAGTCGCCTGACCGGCAATGCGCCGATCACCGGCAAAAGCCCGGTCGATGCGTTCTGCGGCACCGAACAGCTTCGTTACTGA
- the gtdA gene encoding gentisate 1,2-dioxygenase: MTSQPNDQRAQLETLYEQMAPKSLTPLWESLHALVTPEPVSPAVPWRWSFGEVRDFLMRAGDIISAEQAERRVLIMENPGIPGQSAITPSLYAGLQLILPGEVAPCHRHTQNALRFVMEGSGAFTALDGEKAVMEPFDLVLTPSGQWHDHGNQTDQPMIWLDGLDIPTVRLFDASFAERLDVAAHPETAPPGDTLARYGHNLRPLRGSAADRRPANRPLFHYRYADWRPALDALAASADIDPHVGHALEFLNPADGGAVLSTISAHVRLLPAGFETRARQSTDGTVFVVVEGEGTLLLGDKEIPLNPRDIVVVPSWVPHRFHARHDTVLFAYSDKASQQKLDLYREQLL; this comes from the coding sequence ATGACCAGTCAGCCCAACGATCAGCGCGCCCAGCTTGAAACGCTGTACGAACAGATGGCTCCCAAAAGCCTGACCCCGTTGTGGGAAAGCCTGCACGCGCTGGTCACGCCAGAGCCGGTGTCGCCCGCCGTGCCGTGGCGCTGGTCATTTGGCGAGGTGCGCGATTTCCTGATGCGCGCGGGCGATATCATCAGTGCCGAACAGGCCGAACGCCGTGTGCTCATCATGGAAAATCCCGGCATTCCGGGCCAGTCCGCCATCACGCCCAGCCTTTATGCCGGGCTTCAGTTGATCCTGCCGGGCGAAGTCGCCCCTTGCCATCGCCACACACAGAATGCGCTGCGCTTTGTCATGGAAGGCAGCGGGGCGTTTACCGCGCTTGATGGCGAAAAGGCGGTGATGGAACCGTTCGATCTGGTGCTGACGCCTTCGGGCCAGTGGCACGACCACGGCAACCAGACCGACCAGCCGATGATCTGGCTCGATGGTCTCGACATTCCCACCGTGCGCCTGTTCGACGCAAGCTTTGCCGAACGGCTTGACGTGGCCGCCCACCCTGAAACCGCGCCTCCGGGCGACACGCTGGCGCGCTACGGCCACAACCTGCGCCCGCTGCGGGGCAGCGCGGCAGATCGTCGCCCGGCCAATCGCCCGCTGTTCCACTATCGTTATGCCGATTGGCGTCCCGCGCTTGATGCACTGGCAGCCAGCGCCGACATTGACCCGCATGTCGGCCACGCGCTGGAATTCCTCAACCCGGCGGACGGCGGGGCGGTGCTGTCCACCATTTCGGCCCATGTCCGCCTGCTGCCCGCAGGGTTTGAAACCCGCGCGCGCCAGTCGACCGACGGCACCGTGTTCGTGGTGGTCGAAGGCGAAGGCACCCTGCTGCTGGGTGACAAGGAAATCCCGCTCAACCCGCGCGATATCGTGGTAGTCCCGTCGTGGGTTCCACACCGTTTTCACGCGCGGCACGACACCGTATTGTTCGCCTATTCCGACAAGGCTTCGCAACAGAAGCTCGATCTCTACCGGGAGCAACTGCTTTGA
- a CDS encoding fumarylacetoacetate hydrolase family protein translates to MFDPQPATIAKTSDGQEFPVRRLFCIGRNYADHAKEMGVEVDREAPFYFTKWAETIMPSGATIAYPPMTANYHYEAELVIAIAKGGRNIAVEDALDHVMGFATGLDMTRRDLQLDARAKGRPWDTGKNFEESSPLGLVHPIAETGAMATGSIRLTVNGEVKQDADLADLIHSVPEVIAFISRGYRLEPGDLIYTGTPAGVGAVKPGDEVVVSIAGLTDTVVTIGDLAHD, encoded by the coding sequence ATGTTCGATCCCCAGCCTGCCACCATTGCCAAGACCAGCGACGGCCAGGAATTCCCGGTCCGCCGCCTGTTCTGCATCGGCCGCAATTATGCCGACCATGCCAAGGAAATGGGCGTTGAGGTCGACCGCGAAGCGCCGTTCTACTTCACCAAATGGGCCGAAACGATCATGCCGTCGGGGGCGACCATTGCCTATCCGCCGATGACCGCGAACTACCACTACGAAGCCGAACTGGTAATTGCCATTGCCAAGGGCGGGCGCAATATCGCGGTGGAAGACGCGCTGGATCACGTCATGGGGTTTGCCACCGGCCTTGATATGACCCGCCGTGACCTTCAGCTTGACGCCCGCGCCAAGGGGCGTCCGTGGGACACCGGCAAGAACTTTGAAGAATCCTCGCCGCTGGGCCTTGTTCACCCCATTGCCGAAACCGGCGCCATGGCCACCGGTTCGATCCGCCTGACCGTGAACGGTGAAGTGAAGCAGGACGCCGACCTTGCCGATCTGATCCACTCGGTCCCCGAAGTGATCGCTTTCATCTCACGCGGCTATCGCCTTGAACCGGGTGACCTGATCTATACCGGCACGCCCGCTGGCGTTGGCGCGGTAAAGCCGGGTGACGAAGTGGTGGTTTCCATCGCAGGGCTGACCGATACGGTCGTCACCATTGGCGATCTTGCCCATGACTGA
- the maiA gene encoding maleylacetoacetate isomerase, whose translation MTDALVLHGFWRSTASWRVRIALGLKGLAWTGVAHHLRLGEQNAPKYLALNPQGFVPALVVGDDVLTQSMAICEYLDDVHPEPALLPADALARAKVRAAAQVIACDIHPVQNLKVLKMLRKRGLDEAAANAWAAEVIESGLSAFAKLIEGNDGPYCFGNQVTLADIVLVPQLGNARRFGAKFGFGRIAAVEAECMKLPAFIDAAPDKQADAEG comes from the coding sequence ATGACTGACGCACTCGTCCTCCACGGCTTCTGGCGCTCAACCGCGTCGTGGCGCGTGCGTATTGCGCTGGGCCTGAAAGGGCTGGCGTGGACGGGCGTTGCGCATCACCTGCGCCTGGGTGAACAGAACGCGCCGAAATATCTTGCGCTGAACCCGCAAGGTTTCGTTCCGGCGCTGGTCGTGGGCGATGATGTGCTGACGCAAAGCATGGCGATCTGCGAATATCTGGACGATGTTCACCCCGAACCCGCCCTGCTGCCCGCAGATGCGCTGGCCCGCGCCAAAGTGCGCGCCGCGGCGCAAGTCATCGCCTGCGACATTCATCCGGTGCAGAACCTGAAAGTTCTGAAAATGCTGCGCAAACGCGGGCTGGATGAAGCTGCAGCAAATGCATGGGCCGCAGAAGTGATCGAAAGCGGCCTTTCTGCTTTTGCAAAGCTGATCGAAGGCAATGACGGCCCCTATTGCTTCGGCAATCAGGTAACGCTGGCCGATATCGTATTGGTGCCCCAGCTTGGCAATGCCCGCCGCTTTGGCGCAAAGTTCGGTTTCGGGCGGATTGCCGCGGTTGAGGCGGAATGCATGAAACTGCCAGCCTTCATCGACGCCGCGCCCGACAAACAGGCCGACGCCGAGGGCTGA
- a CDS encoding nuclear transport factor 2 family protein, whose protein sequence is MIAREEFIARHAIANVLALHSRGVDRADAHLLGAAYHPDATVDYGFFAGPATTLVGILADAQKGSLPTAHRTSNCWIRVNGNAATSESYVIAYVEEADLQRWVYGRYLDRHECRDGEWRIAHRAYVMDGNSNRPSTAARTDPPVAFDHYVPEGGKGAADAGRALLAFHAAAAKGTPPMTAVATDREAALDAALSRAEIHDLCMAYARGVDRADESLLASIFTEDSTVISGVVNGSGKDFARDICAFVSANLEMCFHSVANEWIDVRGDEAVGEHYALAQMVQAGTEVLTGGRYIDRYVRRDGKWLILSRTFVADWNHSHPSTMQRDGFYEALSVRGCFGREDPIYAHWG, encoded by the coding sequence ATGATCGCCAGGGAAGAATTCATTGCCCGCCACGCCATTGCCAATGTGCTGGCGCTGCACAGCAGAGGCGTGGACCGGGCTGACGCCCATCTGCTGGGCGCGGCGTATCACCCCGATGCCACCGTCGATTACGGCTTCTTTGCCGGGCCTGCGACAACGCTGGTCGGCATTCTGGCCGATGCGCAAAAAGGATCGCTACCCACCGCACACCGCACGTCCAACTGCTGGATCAGGGTGAATGGCAACGCCGCCACGTCGGAATCCTATGTCATCGCCTATGTCGAAGAGGCCGACCTGCAACGCTGGGTCTATGGCCGATACCTTGACCGGCACGAATGCCGCGATGGGGAATGGCGCATTGCCCACCGTGCCTATGTGATGGATGGCAACAGCAACCGTCCGTCCACCGCCGCGCGCACCGATCCGCCGGTCGCGTTCGACCATTATGTGCCCGAAGGCGGCAAAGGTGCCGCCGACGCAGGCCGCGCTCTGCTGGCCTTCCATGCCGCCGCTGCCAAGGGAACCCCGCCGATGACTGCAGTTGCAACTGACCGTGAAGCCGCGCTGGACGCTGCGCTTTCTCGCGCCGAAATCCATGACTTGTGCATGGCCTATGCGCGCGGGGTGGACCGTGCAGACGAAAGCCTGCTCGCCTCGATCTTTACTGAAGATTCGACCGTGATTTCAGGCGTGGTCAACGGCAGCGGCAAGGATTTTGCCCGCGATATCTGCGCGTTTGTATCGGCCAATCTGGAGATGTGTTTCCATTCAGTCGCCAACGAATGGATCGACGTGCGCGGCGATGAAGCCGTGGGCGAACACTATGCGCTGGCGCAGATGGTGCAGGCCGGAACCGAAGTGCTGACTGGGGGCCGCTATATCGACCGCTATGTGCGGCGCGATGGCAAGTGGCTGATTCTGAGCCGGACTTTCGTGGCCGACTGGAACCATTCGCACCCTTCAACCATGCAGCGCGACGGCTTTTACGAAGCGCTAAGCGTGCGCGGGTGTTTCGGGCGCGAAGACCCGATCTACGCGCATTGGGGATAG
- a CDS encoding TonB-dependent receptor: MRNPHAHLLLAGLSAIAVAAVPAAAQTAAPQAEDAVSTGGITEIIVTAQKKAEKLQDVPISIAALGGDAVEAMNAVNLQALQGAVPNVEIGTFSNTPNNAVFTIRGIGVIEPDPYAGNTVGIVNDGVPQFFSMGALLDLFDVERIEILRGPQGTLFGANTTGGVVNVVNRQPELDKLGGKVNLSYGNYDHLTASGVINAPLGEGLAVRLGVNHDRRDGYVTNVVDGSDMGRRNVTIFRGALRYESGNFDATISGEYARARNGSPIVVAGNLPGEAEFVPEGFLGMYRSPCAPAGSVCKAPDTYFSAQDGGINGDLPDLSNMDTYRGSLTMSLSETALGDLTSITAYKHLKLFEFTDQDGAPIPLIDTKRGTKGWQFSQELRSDIDIGDVGNATLGAFYLKTHYDHYQNLRINFAGGAFYNTAAQTYVLGLPGLYQQNLQDQDNHSISAFAQTYFDLTDKLRLQAGVRYTHEETSMLASTETRLATATANWLAALGAGAANPGTPGFADLDGTNTVPFGGGLVAPPRGTKSWDNVGWKLGLDYKVNDDVMLYGYWARGFKSGGYTGRIGIADDLGPYGPEKVDTFEAGIKSEFLDRHVRLNVSGFYTNYRDMQLAQIYFKGSGANLVQGNTILNAAKSTIKGFETELTVVPVEGMTLNASVAYLDAKYKTFDFLLPSGATLDLSGQRLQNAPKWASSLGTTYEFAMGGDLRGRFSATYNYTGEKLLTSIIDTPRATIRAQHIVNANFDVKVGERYTVGVWATNLLDSRYINSVFDSPGTLGLTNYAQPRLWGVSLKAEY; encoded by the coding sequence ATGAGGAATCCACACGCACATCTTCTGCTGGCCGGGCTTTCGGCCATTGCCGTGGCAGCAGTTCCGGCTGCGGCACAGACGGCAGCGCCGCAGGCCGAAGACGCCGTCAGCACCGGCGGCATTACCGAAATCATCGTGACCGCACAGAAGAAGGCTGAAAAGCTTCAGGACGTGCCCATTTCCATCGCCGCTCTGGGCGGTGATGCGGTGGAAGCGATGAACGCGGTCAACCTTCAGGCACTGCAGGGGGCGGTCCCCAACGTCGAAATCGGCACGTTTTCCAATACGCCCAACAACGCGGTGTTCACCATTCGCGGCATCGGCGTGATCGAACCCGATCCTTATGCCGGCAACACCGTGGGCATCGTCAACGATGGCGTGCCGCAGTTTTTTTCGATGGGCGCGCTGCTGGACCTGTTCGATGTGGAGCGCATCGAAATCTTGCGCGGGCCGCAGGGCACGCTGTTTGGCGCGAACACCACCGGTGGCGTGGTCAACGTGGTCAACCGCCAGCCTGAACTGGACAAGCTGGGCGGCAAGGTGAACCTGAGCTATGGCAATTATGACCACCTGACCGCCAGCGGGGTCATCAACGCCCCGCTGGGCGAAGGGCTGGCCGTGCGCCTTGGCGTGAACCATGACCGCCGCGATGGTTATGTGACCAACGTGGTTGACGGATCGGACATGGGCCGTCGCAACGTGACGATCTTCCGTGGCGCGCTGCGCTATGAATCGGGCAATTTCGATGCCACGATTTCGGGCGAATATGCCCGCGCGCGCAACGGATCGCCCATCGTGGTGGCGGGCAATCTGCCGGGCGAGGCCGAATTCGTGCCCGAAGGCTTTCTTGGCATGTATCGTTCGCCCTGCGCGCCCGCAGGATCGGTGTGCAAGGCACCCGACACGTATTTTTCTGCGCAGGATGGCGGGATCAACGGCGATCTGCCCGACCTGTCGAACATGGACACCTATCGCGGCAGCCTGACGATGAGCCTGTCCGAAACCGCGCTGGGCGATCTGACATCGATTACCGCCTACAAACACCTGAAGCTGTTTGAATTTACCGATCAGGACGGCGCCCCGATTCCGCTGATCGATACCAAGCGCGGCACTAAAGGCTGGCAGTTCAGCCAGGAATTGCGCAGCGATATCGACATTGGCGATGTGGGCAACGCCACGCTGGGCGCGTTCTACCTGAAGACGCATTACGACCACTATCAGAACCTGCGCATCAACTTTGCCGGTGGCGCGTTCTACAACACCGCCGCGCAGACTTATGTGCTGGGCCTGCCGGGGCTGTATCAGCAGAACCTGCAGGATCAGGACAACCATTCGATCTCGGCCTTTGCGCAGACCTATTTCGACCTGACCGACAAGCTGCGCCTGCAAGCGGGCGTGCGTTACACCCACGAGGAAACCAGCATGCTGGCGTCTACAGAAACGCGGCTGGCCACGGCGACGGCCAACTGGCTGGCAGCGCTGGGCGCGGGTGCGGCAAATCCGGGCACGCCCGGCTTTGCCGATCTTGACGGCACCAACACCGTGCCATTCGGCGGCGGTCTGGTGGCCCCGCCGCGCGGCACGAAAAGCTGGGACAACGTGGGCTGGAAGCTGGGCCTTGATTACAAGGTCAACGATGACGTGATGCTTTATGGCTATTGGGCGCGCGGCTTCAAATCGGGCGGTTATACCGGGCGGATCGGCATTGCGGACGACCTTGGCCCTTATGGCCCGGAAAAGGTCGACACGTTCGAAGCCGGGATCAAGAGCGAGTTTCTGGACCGCCATGTCCGCCTGAACGTATCGGGCTTCTATACCAATTATCGCGACATGCAGTTGGCGCAGATCTACTTCAAGGGCAGCGGTGCCAATCTGGTGCAGGGCAACACCATTCTCAACGCCGCGAAATCGACCATCAAGGGCTTTGAAACCGAACTCACCGTGGTTCCGGTGGAAGGCATGACGCTGAACGCATCGGTTGCCTACCTCGATGCCAAGTACAAGACGTTCGACTTCCTGCTGCCCAGCGGCGCGACGCTCGACCTTTCGGGCCAGCGTTTGCAAAACGCGCCGAAGTGGGCCAGCTCGCTTGGCACGACCTATGAATTTGCCATGGGCGGTGATCTGCGCGGGCGGTTCTCGGCCACCTACAACTACACCGGTGAAAAGCTGCTGACGTCGATCATCGATACACCGCGCGCCACCATCCGCGCGCAGCACATCGTCAACGCCAACTTCGATGTGAAGGTGGGCGAACGCTATACGGTGGGGGTCTGGGCAACCAATCTGCTCGACAGCCGCTACATCAACTCTGTGTTCGACAGCCCCGGCACGCTGGGCCTGACCAACTATGCCCAGCCGCGTCTGTGGGGCGTTTCGCTGAAAGCGGAATACTGA